From a single Lolium rigidum isolate FL_2022 chromosome 7, APGP_CSIRO_Lrig_0.1, whole genome shotgun sequence genomic region:
- the LOC124679092 gene encoding thiamine thiazole synthase 2, chloroplastic: MAAMATTASSLLKTSFAGAHLPAATRTPSCVAVPRAGAICNSISSSTPPYDLNAFKFSPIKESIVSREMTRRYMTDMITYADTDVVIVGAGSAGLSCAYELSKDPSISIAIIEQSVSPGGGAWLGGQLFSAMVVRKPAHLFLDELNIEYDEQEDYVVIKHAALFTSTVMSRLLARPNVKLFNAVAVEDLIVKDSRVAGVVTNWALVSMNHDTQSCMDPNVMEAKVVVSSCGHDGPFGATGVKRLQDIGMIETVPGMKALDMNTAEDAIVRLTREVVPGMIVTGMEVAEIDGAPRMGPTFGAMMISGQKAAHLALKALGRPNGIDGTLKNVTPALHPEMVLASADNGDIVDA, encoded by the exons ATGGCAGCCATGGCCACCACCGCCTCCAGCCTCCTCAAGACCTCCTTCGCCGGTGCTCACCTCCCGGCGGCCACCCGCACCCCTTCCTGCGTCGCCGTCCCGCGTGCCGGCGCCATCTGCAActccatctcctcctccacccctccctATGACCTCAACGCCTTCAAGTTCAGCCCCATCAAGGAATCCATCGTCTCCCGCGAGATGACCCGCAGGTACATGACCGACATGATCACATACGCCGACACCGACGTCGTCATCGTCGGAGCCGGCTCCGCAGGGCTGTCCTGCGCATACGAGCTCTCCAAGGACCCGTCCATCAGCATCGCCATCATCGAGCAGTCCGTCTCCCCCGGCGGCGGAGCATGGCTCGGCGGCCAGCTCTTCTCCGCCATGGTCGTGCGCAAGCCGGCGCACCTCTTCCTGGATGAGCTCAACATCGAGTACGACGAGCAGGAGGACTACGTCGTCATCAAGCACGCCGCGCTCTTCACCTCCACCGTCATGAGCCGCCTGCTGGCGCGGCCCAACGTGAAGCTCTTCaacgccgtcgccgtcgaggaCCTGATCGTCAAGGACAGCCGCGTCGCCGGCGTGGTCACCAACTGGGCGCTCGTGTCGATGAACCACGACACACAGTCCTGCATGGACCCCAACGTCATGGAGGCCAAGGTGGTGGTCAGCTCCTGCGGCCACGACGGGCCGTTCGGAGCCACCGGAGTCAAGCGGCTCCAGGACATCGGCATGATCGAGACGGTGCCCGGGATGAAGGCGCTCGACATGAACACGGCCGAGGACGCAATCGTGCGCCTCACCCGCGAGGTCGTCCCCGGCATGATCGTCACCGGCATGGAGGTCGCTGAGATCGACGGCGCCCCAAGAATG GGCCCAACGTTCGGCGCCATGATGATCTCCGGCCAGAAGGCGGCGCACCTGGCGCTCAAGGCGCTCGGCCGGCCGAACGGCATCGACGGGACCCTCAAGAACGTGACGCCGGCGCTGCACCCGGAGATGGTCCTGGCATCGGCAGACAACGGCGACATCGTGGACGCCTGA